The following are encoded together in the Parabacteroides chongii genome:
- the traM gene encoding conjugative transposon protein TraM, translated as MEQTKNETRIEGNTGNTAAPDNREKQKKERKPLTEAQRLQRQKMIVLPVMVLVFIGVMWLIFAPSSETEQEPGTGGYNTEMPDADKADRQIIGDKLKAYEQAAMEERLEERDHAVRQLGDMFDRETGDTGDGGGFDLSTPEGKEDGSATQTIRSSAAAYRNLNATLGNFYEEPARNDAEMEKLMERISLLESELESEKEKASTMDEQVALMEKSYELAAKYMGGQNGTQTAKPFSVQKAGKNKAEPVRQVERQVVSSLAQPAGNAEVAATCPQERNRGFNTAVGGTAISDKNTLSACVYGAQSVTDGQAVRLRLLEPMAIADKIIPRNAVVVGTAKIQGERLEIGISSLEYDGSIIPIELAVYDTDGQPGIFIPNSLELNAVKEVAANMGSSLGSSINISTNAGAQLASDLGKGLIQGTSQYISKKMRTVKVHLKSGYRVMLYQEEN; from the coding sequence ATGGAACAGACAAAGAACGAAACAAGGATTGAGGGCAATACCGGAAACACGGCTGCGCCCGACAACAGGGAAAAACAGAAAAAGGAGCGTAAACCGCTGACCGAAGCACAGAGGCTGCAACGTCAGAAAATGATCGTGCTGCCCGTCATGGTGCTGGTGTTCATCGGGGTGATGTGGCTGATATTCGCCCCGTCCTCCGAGACGGAGCAGGAACCGGGAACGGGAGGTTACAACACCGAGATGCCGGATGCGGACAAGGCAGACCGCCAGATAATCGGCGACAAACTGAAAGCCTACGAGCAGGCGGCGATGGAGGAACGGCTGGAGGAAAGGGACCATGCCGTGCGGCAGCTGGGCGACATGTTCGACCGTGAAACGGGAGATACAGGGGATGGCGGCGGCTTCGACCTCTCCACTCCCGAAGGAAAGGAAGACGGGTCTGCCACACAGACCATCCGCTCTTCCGCAGCCGCCTACCGCAACCTGAATGCCACGCTCGGCAACTTCTATGAAGAACCCGCACGGAACGATGCGGAGATGGAGAAACTGATGGAGCGTATATCCCTGCTGGAGTCGGAACTGGAAAGTGAAAAGGAAAAAGCTTCCACAATGGACGAGCAGGTGGCACTGATGGAGAAGTCCTATGAACTGGCAGCGAAATACATGGGCGGACAGAACGGCACACAGACGGCAAAACCCTTCTCCGTTCAGAAAGCAGGGAAGAACAAAGCGGAACCCGTCAGGCAGGTGGAACGTCAGGTGGTATCCTCGCTCGCACAACCTGCGGGCAATGCGGAGGTTGCCGCTACCTGCCCGCAGGAGCGTAACCGGGGCTTCAATACAGCGGTAGGCGGAACAGCCATATCGGACAAGAACACCTTGTCGGCTTGCGTCTATGGGGCGCAGAGCGTGACGGACGGGCAGGCGGTCAGGCTGCGGCTGCTGGAGCCGATGGCGATAGCGGATAAAATCATTCCCCGTAATGCGGTGGTGGTCGGCACCGCCAAGATACAGGGGGAACGGCTCGAAATCGGAATCAGTTCGCTGGAGTATGACGGCAGCATCATCCCGATAGAGCTGGCAGTCTATGACACGGACGGACAGCCCGGCATCTTCATCCCGAACTCGCTGGAACTGAACGCTGTCAAAGAGGTCGCCGCCAATATGGGAAGCTCACTCGGCAGCAGCATCAACATCTCCACCAATGCCGGGGCGCAGCTTGCCTCTGATTTGGGCAAGGGGCTGATACAGGGCACAAGCCAATACATATCCAAGAAGATGCGTACCGTGAAAGTACATCTGAAATCGGGGTACAGGGTCATGCTCTATCAGGAAGAAAATTAA
- the traN gene encoding conjugative transposon protein TraN, with protein sequence MRKVIMMFALAMGIVTVHAQENVTVAEENNGSKQQTDAQPVLTKEVYPQKEADGDLYHGLTKKLTFDRMIPPHGLEVTYDKTVHIIFPAEVRYVDLGSPDLIAGKADRAENVIRVKATVRNFPNETNMSVITEDGSFYTFNVKYAAEPLLLNVEMCDFIHDGESVNRPNNAQEIYLKELGSESPMLVRLIMKSIHKQNKREVKHIGSKCFGIQYLLKGIYTHNGLLYFHTEIKNQSNVPFDVDYITWKIVDKKVAKRTAMQEQIILPLRAQNYATCVPGKKSERTVFTMAKFTIPDDKCLVVELNEKNGGRHQSFVIENEDLVRANTIDELQVR encoded by the coding sequence ATGAGAAAAGTAATCATGATGTTTGCCCTTGCTATGGGCATCGTAACTGTCCATGCGCAGGAGAACGTAACCGTTGCTGAAGAGAACAACGGAAGTAAGCAACAGACGGACGCACAGCCGGTATTGACCAAGGAGGTCTATCCGCAGAAGGAGGCGGACGGCGACCTGTATCACGGTCTGACGAAGAAACTGACTTTTGACCGCATGATACCCCCTCACGGTCTGGAAGTGACCTACGACAAGACCGTGCATATCATCTTTCCGGCAGAGGTGCGCTATGTGGATTTGGGTTCTCCCGACCTGATAGCCGGAAAAGCGGACAGAGCGGAGAACGTGATCCGTGTGAAGGCTACCGTGAGAAACTTCCCGAACGAGACCAACATGTCAGTAATCACGGAGGACGGAAGTTTCTACACGTTCAACGTGAAGTACGCCGCCGAACCGCTGCTGCTCAACGTGGAGATGTGCGACTTCATCCACGACGGGGAATCGGTGAACCGTCCGAACAACGCGCAGGAAATCTACCTGAAGGAGCTGGGCAGCGAAAGCCCGATGCTGGTGCGCCTTATCATGAAGTCCATACACAAGCAGAACAAGCGTGAGGTGAAGCATATCGGCAGCAAGTGTTTCGGCATCCAGTACCTGCTGAAAGGCATCTACACGCACAACGGTCTTCTCTATTTCCACACGGAAATCAAGAACCAAAGCAACGTGCCTTTCGATGTGGACTACATCACGTGGAAAATCGTGGACAAGAAGGTGGCGAAGCGTACCGCCATGCAGGAGCAGATAATCCTGCCGCTCCGTGCGCAGAACTACGCCACCTGCGTGCCGGGCAAAAAAAGCGAGCGTACGGTCTTCACGATGGCGAAGTTCACCATTCCCGATGACAAGTGCCTCGTGGTGGAACTGAACGAGAAGAACGGCGGTCGCCACCAGTCCTTCGTGATTGAGAACGAGGATCTGGTGCGTGCCAACACGATTGACGAACTTCAAGTGCGCTGA
- a CDS encoding conjugal transfer protein TraO — translation MRKYIAIIIASLALFTGQAHAQRCLPKMQGIEVRANMTDGFKPGGNDGGYSFGAALSTYTKRGNKWVFGGEYLLKNTPYKDTAIPVAQFTAEGGYFFKLLTDARKIIFVYGGVSALAGYESVNWGKKMLYDGATLHDRDAFIYGGALTLDVEFYVADRIALLANLRERLLWGGDTKKLHCQWGVGIKFIIN, via the coding sequence ATGAGAAAGTACATCGCAATCATCATCGCGTCGCTTGCCCTTTTCACGGGGCAGGCGCACGCCCAACGATGCCTGCCGAAAATGCAGGGTATCGAAGTCAGGGCGAACATGACGGACGGCTTCAAGCCCGGCGGCAATGACGGAGGGTACAGTTTCGGGGCGGCTTTATCCACCTATACGAAAAGAGGAAACAAGTGGGTGTTCGGCGGCGAATATCTCTTGAAGAACACCCCGTACAAGGACACCGCCATACCTGTGGCGCAGTTCACGGCAGAGGGCGGCTACTTCTTCAAACTGCTGACGGATGCCCGAAAAATCATTTTTGTCTATGGGGGTGTTTCGGCTCTCGCCGGATATGAGTCGGTGAATTGGGGGAAGAAGATGCTGTATGACGGAGCCACACTGCACGACCGGGACGCTTTCATCTATGGCGGTGCGCTGACGCTTGATGTGGAGTTTTATGTGGCAGACCGTATCGCCCTGCTCGCCAATCTCAGGGAACGCCTGCTGTGGGGTGGCGACACGAAGAAGCTGCACTGCCAATGGGGTGTGGGCATAAAGTTCATCATCAACTGA
- a CDS encoding toprim domain-containing protein gives MERTDIENMKRIPLADFLARLGHEPVRRSGNELWYRAPYRNERTASFRVNVAKQLWYDFGLGKGGDIFTLAGEFVRSGDFMVQARFISEAAHMPLTALPAFEPKPPEPVFEEVEAARLLLSPLTEYLKERGIPYVVASRHCCRLNYGVHGKRYFAVGFPNVAGGYEIRSRHFKGCVPPKDVSLIRTETTGTDACCVYEGFMDFLSAVTLGIGERCDHLVLNSVANVKKALRYLDGYGRIGCFLDRDDAGRRTLEALKERYGGRVADRSALYDGCKDLNEHLQRTTKKQNINHLKIK, from the coding sequence ATGGAACGGACGGACATTGAAAACATGAAGCGGATACCCCTTGCGGACTTCCTCGCACGGTTGGGGCATGAGCCTGTCCGAAGAAGCGGAAACGAGCTGTGGTATCGTGCGCCGTACCGCAACGAGCGAACAGCCTCGTTCCGTGTGAACGTGGCGAAACAGCTCTGGTACGACTTCGGCTTGGGCAAGGGCGGCGACATATTCACGCTTGCCGGGGAGTTTGTCCGAAGCGGTGATTTCATGGTGCAGGCGAGGTTCATATCGGAAGCCGCCCATATGCCGCTAACGGCATTGCCGGCTTTTGAACCGAAGCCCCCGGAGCCGGTCTTTGAGGAAGTGGAAGCCGCCCGGCTTCTCCTCTCTCCGCTGACGGAATATCTGAAAGAGAGGGGTATCCCTTACGTTGTCGCATCGCGTCACTGCTGCCGCCTGAACTATGGTGTGCACGGGAAAAGGTATTTTGCAGTCGGTTTCCCCAATGTGGCGGGCGGTTATGAAATCCGCAGCCGCCATTTCAAGGGTTGCGTGCCGCCGAAGGATGTGTCGCTGATAAGGACGGAAACCACCGGCACTGACGCCTGCTGCGTGTACGAGGGATTTATGGACTTCCTTTCCGCTGTCACGCTCGGCATAGGCGAAAGGTGCGACCACCTTGTACTGAACTCGGTCGCCAACGTGAAGAAGGCGCTGAGGTATCTGGACGGTTACGGGCGCATCGGCTGTTTCCTTGACCGTGACGATGCGGGACGAAGGACGCTTGAAGCCCTGAAAGAACGGTATGGCGGGCGTGTCGCAGACCGCTCCGCCCTCTATGACGGTTGCAAGGACTTGAACGAGCACCTGCAACGGACAACGAAAAAACAGAATATCAACCATCTAAAAATCAAATGA
- a CDS encoding DUF3872 domain-containing protein yields MNIPNNKRTSFFKALALCLFAAMSFTSVSCDDDMDIQQSYPFTVETMPVPNKVTKGQTVEIRCELKKTGDFANTLYTIRYFQFEGEGSLKMDNGITFLPNDRYLLENEKFRLYYTAAGDEAHNFIVVVEDNFGNSFELEFDFNNRNAEGESQTVTYAGNFKPMPR; encoded by the coding sequence ATGAATATACCGAACAACAAGAGAACATCATTTTTCAAGGCGTTGGCACTTTGCCTGTTCGCCGCCATGTCATTCACATCCGTATCGTGCGACGATGACATGGACATCCAGCAATCCTATCCCTTCACGGTGGAAACGATGCCGGTACCCAACAAGGTTACGAAGGGTCAAACGGTGGAAATCCGCTGTGAGCTGAAAAAGACGGGCGATTTTGCGAACACGCTATATACCATCCGCTATTTCCAGTTCGAGGGGGAAGGCTCCCTGAAAATGGATAACGGCATCACGTTCCTTCCCAACGACCGTTACCTGCTCGAAAACGAAAAGTTCCGCCTGTATTACACGGCAGCGGGCGATGAAGCGCATAATTTCATCGTGGTGGTGGAAGATAATTTCGGAAATTCCTTTGAGTTGGAATTTGATTTTAACAACCGGAATGCGGAAGGGGAAAGCCAGACCGTCACGTATGCCGGCAACTTCAAACCTATGCCAAGATGA
- a CDS encoding glycoside hydrolase family protein, translating into MMRVFMAILCSFWAVCSVSAQSNRQEGTDRQAAIYRLPLMERAFLCTRHFEGWHDQSCYPYVGWGHRLQKGESYSARTMTKRQADALLRKDLRKFIGIFRNFGRDSVLLGTLAFNVGPAKLLGNGRYPKSQLIKKLEAGDRDIYHEYVAFCHYNGKRHAMLLKRRKAEFALLYVP; encoded by the coding sequence ATGATGCGTGTGTTCATGGCTATCCTCTGTTCGTTTTGGGCGGTTTGCTCCGTGTCTGCACAGAGCAACCGCCAAGAGGGAACGGACAGGCAGGCGGCTATCTACCGTCTGCCGCTTATGGAACGGGCGTTTCTGTGTACCCGCCACTTTGAAGGCTGGCATGACCAAAGCTGCTATCCCTATGTGGGTTGGGGACACCGTTTACAAAAAGGTGAAAGCTATTCGGCACGCACGATGACGAAACGGCAGGCAGACGCACTGTTAAGGAAAGACTTGCGGAAGTTCATCGGCATATTCCGAAATTTTGGACGTGACAGCGTGCTGCTTGGCACGCTGGCTTTCAATGTCGGTCCGGCGAAGCTCTTGGGGAACGGGCGATACCCCAAAAGCCAGCTGATAAAAAAGCTGGAGGCTGGTGACAGGGACATTTACCATGAGTATGTTGCTTTCTGTCATTATAATGGTAAACGGCACGCCATGCTGCTTAAACGGAGAAAGGCGGAGTTTGCGTTGCTGTATGTTCCATAA
- a CDS encoding multidrug effflux MFS transporter: MNLVNHSIGVRNFKYTLFVTFLSGMLTAFGPFVTDMYLSALPAMMESFDTSASMVQLSLTCCMVGLGLGQLAFGPLSDRYGRKPLLVGTILFYILSTLFCLYSDTICLFVLFRLFQGMAASGSIVIARSIATDLYDGHQLAKMLAVVGSINGFAPVLAPVIGGMMVKTTGWEGIFAVLLGIGVVLLIAVCFFRESLPVERRLQSTFLHTISDYKPLLKNRSYMGYMLQLGFAQAAIFTNIASAPFIMQQYFGFTPEQFSLCFGMNAVAIVVSASVGAKFKQIEKGTMWGCYGLLLFAVSEAIALIYGCNFWVYELLLIGILLSLGLCFTCSTALSMEFGRQHSGSASALLGAVSFALGGLVSPLTGIGNTCYSTGILFVICAVGSLLSRKYAIKKK; this comes from the coding sequence ATGAATCTGGTAAATCATAGCATAGGTGTGCGGAATTTTAAGTACACCTTATTTGTTACGTTTTTATCAGGAATGCTAACAGCTTTTGGCCCCTTTGTAACAGATATGTATTTGTCTGCTCTGCCTGCCATGATGGAATCATTTGATACGTCAGCCTCCATGGTACAGCTCAGTTTGACATGTTGTATGGTCGGATTAGGATTAGGACAACTGGCATTCGGTCCGTTAAGTGATCGTTATGGGCGTAAACCTTTATTAGTAGGTACGATACTATTTTATATTCTATCTACCTTATTCTGTTTGTATTCCGATACAATTTGCTTATTCGTATTATTCAGATTGTTTCAGGGTATGGCGGCTTCGGGAAGCATTGTCATTGCACGTTCAATCGCTACCGATCTCTACGATGGGCATCAACTGGCGAAGATGCTGGCTGTTGTGGGTTCTATTAACGGTTTTGCACCTGTACTGGCACCTGTTATTGGTGGTATGATGGTGAAGACAACGGGTTGGGAAGGCATATTTGCTGTATTGCTTGGCATAGGTGTAGTTCTATTAATCGCTGTATGTTTTTTCCGAGAATCATTGCCCGTGGAAAGGCGTCTTCAGTCTACTTTCCTTCATACTATTTCTGACTATAAACCTTTACTGAAGAATCGTTCTTACATGGGCTATATGTTGCAGCTTGGGTTTGCCCAAGCTGCAATCTTTACTAATATAGCCTCAGCCCCTTTTATAATGCAGCAATATTTCGGTTTCACCCCTGAACAATTCAGTCTCTGTTTTGGAATGAATGCAGTTGCAATTGTTGTGTCAGCATCTGTTGGTGCAAAATTCAAGCAAATAGAGAAAGGAACGATGTGGGGTTGTTATGGATTGTTGTTATTTGCAGTTTCAGAAGCAATTGCTCTAATCTACGGATGTAATTTTTGGGTATATGAACTTCTACTTATAGGCATTCTGTTGTCTTTAGGCCTATGCTTCACTTGTTCAACAGCATTATCTATGGAATTTGGTCGCCAACATTCAGGTAGTGCCTCTGCATTACTTGGAGCTGTTTCTTTTGCATTAGGCGGTTTAGTTTCACCTTTAACAGGAATAGGAAACACTTGTTATTCTACTGGAATTCTATTTGTAATTTGTGCTGTAGGTTCGCTCTTATCACGTAAGTATGCTATAAAGAAAAAATAG
- a CDS encoding efflux transporter outer membrane subunit: protein MKRIGYCLACVTLLSSCHIYQNYKRPEGLPVDSLYRDSIEITSNDSVTLGDISWQDLFQDEQLQLWIEYGLQHNTDIQIAMLRTEQAKAQLMSARLAFLPSLSLSPQGTLTSTDGGKTVKSYELPVQASWEIDLFGNLRNAKKGSHTSLLQQQAYQQAVRSELIANIANGYYTLLLLDEQITLSQKTLEVWKEQVRLMEAKWKIGEETENAVTQARASLYELEATHNDLLRQQREAENSLCTLLGKTSQTIKRSSLSAQEFPQHYNIGIPLRLLSKRPDVVQAEMVLASAYYNTNQARSAFYPNLTLSGEAGWTNSLGQVIANPSGWILSALGSLTQPLFNRGKLVSNLRVSKSEEQIALLSYKQTLLDAGEEVNNALYAVESAGRMWKFHSQQCKELERSVQTSESLYQTGNATYLELLTARQSLLTARLSMATDKFTQLQSVITLYHALGGGTL from the coding sequence ATGAAAAGAATAGGATATTGTTTGGCATGTGTGACTCTATTGAGCAGTTGTCACATTTATCAGAATTATAAACGTCCGGAAGGATTGCCTGTTGACAGCCTTTATCGTGACTCAATAGAAATAACATCCAATGATTCAGTTACGTTGGGTGATATATCCTGGCAAGATTTATTTCAGGATGAGCAGTTGCAGTTGTGGATAGAATATGGTTTACAACACAATACAGACATACAAATAGCTATGCTTCGCACGGAACAGGCCAAAGCACAGCTTATGTCGGCTCGTCTTGCATTTCTTCCGTCATTGTCCTTATCTCCTCAAGGGACACTGACCAGCACTGATGGAGGAAAAACTGTAAAATCGTATGAATTGCCAGTTCAGGCAAGTTGGGAAATTGATTTGTTTGGAAATCTGAGAAATGCCAAGAAGGGCAGCCATACCTCTTTGCTGCAACAGCAAGCTTACCAGCAGGCAGTTCGTTCTGAGTTGATAGCTAACATAGCCAATGGGTATTACACTTTATTACTATTGGATGAGCAAATAACTTTAAGTCAGAAGACTTTAGAAGTTTGGAAAGAACAAGTGAGACTGATGGAAGCGAAATGGAAAATAGGTGAGGAAACGGAAAATGCCGTAACACAAGCTCGTGCCAGTTTATATGAATTGGAAGCTACCCATAATGATTTGTTGCGTCAGCAGCGAGAGGCAGAAAACAGCCTATGTACGCTTTTGGGAAAGACATCCCAAACCATCAAGCGTTCAAGTTTGTCAGCCCAAGAGTTTCCGCAACATTATAATATAGGTATTCCCTTGCGGCTGCTTTCGAAACGTCCTGATGTAGTACAGGCTGAAATGGTTTTAGCCAGTGCTTATTACAATACCAATCAGGCACGATCGGCATTTTATCCCAATCTGACATTGAGTGGTGAAGCCGGGTGGACCAATTCGTTGGGACAGGTTATCGCAAATCCGAGTGGCTGGATTCTATCAGCATTGGGTAGTTTAACCCAGCCTCTTTTCAACCGGGGTAAGTTAGTTTCTAACTTACGGGTTTCCAAATCAGAAGAACAGATAGCTTTATTGTCTTATAAGCAAACTTTATTGGATGCAGGAGAGGAAGTGAACAATGCGCTCTATGCGGTAGAGTCAGCCGGTCGTATGTGGAAATTCCATAGTCAGCAATGCAAGGAACTGGAGCGTTCTGTGCAGACATCCGAATCGTTGTATCAGACAGGAAATGCTACTTATCTGGAATTGCTGACTGCCCGGCAGTCTCTGTTGACTGCCCGTTTAAGCATGGCTACGGATAAGTTTACTCAGTTACAATCTGTCATAACTCTTTATCATGCCTTAGGAGGAGGTACTTTATGA
- a CDS encoding efflux RND transporter permease subunit: MKLQHFIDRPILSMVISVVIFVAGLIGLYALSVEQYPDIAPPTIRVSTTYSGANAEAVQKSVIVPLEEAINGVENMTYMTSTASNTGSAEITVYFKQGTDPDMAAVNVQNKVSSATSLLPAEVTKVGVTTMKRQSSMLKIFGLYSPKGTYDENFLTNYLNINVKPQIQRISGVGEVNVMGGAYAMRIWLKPDIMARYELVPSDVESALASQNIEAAAGAIGEDSQNVYQYTLKYRGRLETEKEFEEIVIKAYADGRVLKLKDIATVELGAQSYSYSGTVNGCPGSTCMINQMAGTNANEIITEIDRYLEELKESLPEDVEVVELMSTKNFLDASIHEVIKTLIEAIILVVLVVYIFLQNPRSTLIPTISIFVSLIGTFAVLYVAGFSINLLTLFALVLAIGTIVDDAIIVVEAVQVRFDEGYRSPYQATVNAMGGISSAIVTSTLVFMAVFVPVSFMGGTSGIFYTQFGITMAVAVGISAVNALTLSPALCALILRPNEMLIEGRKPEFSTRFRLAFDSAFRRIVLKYKIGAKYFIKRKWQAWGVLVASVLLLVYLMGTTKTGLVPSEDTGSIFISMDAPAGSSLSETLSIMNEIEEELKEIPHIDSFNKVAGFGMGSGSGASHGMFIIKLKHWDERKTEAGSVDAISAEIYRRTAHVKNAKIFIFSPPMISGYGTGNSFELYLQDRSGKGIEALSEVANRFLEVLNQRPEVQMAYTSFSADFPQYRVDVDEAQCQRAGTTTEEVLSVLSGYMGSVYASNFNRFTKLYRVILQAPSDSRNSIQSLDNIYVKTSGGMAPVSQFVTLTKTYGSESLTRFNMFSSINIQGMPATGYSSGDVIRAVNEVAAQTLPTGYGYEFSGMTREEKQMSDSHDTVIIYGVCILFIYLILCALYESLFIPMAVILSVPFGLMGSFLFARLWGVENNIYLQTGLIMLIGLLSKTAILLTEYASERRKEGMSLTQAAVSAAGVRLRPILMTALTMIFGLLPLMFASGVGANGNTSLGVGTVGGMLIGTIALLFVTPVFFITFQYLEERVMGKRKEDRIL; the protein is encoded by the coding sequence ATGAAACTGCAACATTTTATTGACCGTCCCATTTTGTCCATGGTGATTTCTGTAGTCATTTTTGTGGCGGGATTAATCGGTCTATATGCTTTGTCTGTTGAACAGTATCCAGATATTGCACCGCCTACCATCCGGGTTTCTACCACCTATAGTGGTGCCAATGCCGAAGCGGTACAGAAAAGCGTAATTGTACCCTTGGAAGAAGCTATAAATGGAGTCGAAAATATGACCTACATGACTTCTACAGCCAGCAATACGGGCAGTGCGGAAATAACAGTTTATTTTAAGCAGGGAACTGACCCTGACATGGCTGCTGTCAACGTACAAAATAAAGTATCATCAGCTACTTCACTACTACCGGCTGAAGTTACCAAAGTAGGAGTAACCACCATGAAGCGGCAAAGTAGTATGTTGAAAATATTTGGCTTATACAGTCCGAAAGGGACGTATGATGAAAATTTTCTGACAAACTATCTGAACATAAACGTAAAGCCACAGATTCAACGCATTTCGGGTGTAGGTGAAGTAAATGTAATGGGAGGAGCTTATGCCATGCGTATTTGGTTAAAACCCGATATAATGGCCAGATATGAGTTGGTTCCCAGTGATGTTGAATCGGCTTTAGCCAGTCAAAACATAGAGGCTGCCGCAGGAGCTATTGGTGAAGATTCCCAAAATGTCTACCAATATACATTAAAATACCGGGGACGCCTGGAAACGGAAAAGGAGTTTGAAGAAATTGTCATAAAAGCTTATGCAGACGGGCGGGTACTGAAATTGAAGGATATAGCTACTGTAGAGCTGGGTGCGCAAAGTTACTCCTATTCGGGAACAGTCAATGGGTGTCCGGGAAGTACCTGTATGATTAATCAGATGGCAGGAACCAACGCCAATGAGATCATTACAGAAATTGACCGTTACTTGGAGGAGTTGAAAGAATCACTGCCTGAAGATGTGGAAGTTGTGGAACTCATGAGTACTAAAAACTTTTTGGATGCTTCTATTCATGAAGTTATCAAAACGCTGATTGAGGCCATTATTTTGGTAGTGTTGGTGGTGTATATATTCTTGCAGAACCCTCGTTCCACCCTGATTCCTACCATCAGCATTTTTGTATCATTGATTGGTACATTTGCTGTATTGTATGTGGCTGGTTTCAGTATTAACTTGCTGACTCTCTTCGCCTTGGTGTTGGCTATTGGTACCATTGTGGATGATGCTATCATTGTAGTGGAAGCGGTTCAGGTTCGCTTTGACGAAGGATACCGTTCACCTTATCAGGCCACTGTCAATGCTATGGGAGGTATTTCATCGGCTATTGTTACCTCCACCCTGGTATTTATGGCTGTGTTTGTCCCTGTCTCATTTATGGGCGGTACTTCGGGAATATTTTATACCCAATTTGGTATCACGATGGCTGTTGCAGTGGGTATTTCCGCCGTCAATGCCCTGACCCTTTCCCCTGCCCTTTGCGCCTTAATCCTACGACCCAATGAAATGCTTATAGAAGGACGTAAACCAGAGTTTTCCACTCGTTTCCGGCTGGCTTTTGACAGTGCCTTCCGTCGCATCGTATTAAAATATAAAATTGGAGCTAAATATTTCATTAAACGTAAATGGCAGGCATGGGGAGTTTTGGTTGCTTCAGTACTTTTGCTGGTTTATTTGATGGGAACCACTAAAACCGGTCTGGTTCCATCTGAAGATACAGGTTCTATTTTCATTAGCATGGATGCTCCGGCTGGCAGTTCACTTTCGGAAACACTGAGCATTATGAATGAAATAGAAGAAGAATTGAAAGAAATACCTCACATCGACAGCTTCAATAAAGTGGCAGGTTTTGGTATGGGTTCAGGCAGTGGAGCCTCTCATGGCATGTTCATTATAAAATTAAAACATTGGGATGAGCGGAAGACGGAAGCAGGGAGTGTGGATGCCATTTCTGCCGAAATCTATCGCCGTACAGCTCACGTAAAGAATGCGAAGATTTTTATATTTTCTCCGCCTATGATTTCCGGATATGGTACAGGAAACAGTTTTGAATTATATCTGCAAGACCGTTCCGGAAAAGGTATTGAGGCTTTAAGTGAAGTGGCCAATCGATTTTTAGAAGTCTTGAACCAGCGTCCTGAAGTGCAAATGGCCTACACTTCCTTCAGTGCTGATTTCCCCCAGTACCGAGTGGATGTAGACGAGGCGCAGTGTCAACGTGCCGGTACAACTACCGAAGAAGTACTGTCTGTATTGTCTGGCTATATGGGAAGCGTGTATGCCTCCAACTTCAACCGTTTTACCAAATTGTATAGAGTTATCTTGCAGGCTCCTTCAGACAGCCGGAATAGTATCCAGTCTTTGGATAATATTTATGTCAAGACTTCAGGGGGCATGGCACCGGTCAGCCAGTTTGTTACATTGACAAAAACTTACGGTTCTGAATCACTGACACGTTTCAACATGTTTTCTTCCATCAATATACAAGGAATGCCTGCAACCGGTTACAGTTCGGGTGATGTAATCCGGGCTGTTAATGAAGTGGCGGCTCAAACCTTGCCTACAGGCTACGGCTATGAGTTTTCGGGTATGACACGCGAAGAAAAACAGATGAGTGATTCGCATGACACCGTTATTATCTATGGAGTCTGTATATTGTTCATTTATTTGATTCTTTGTGCTCTTTATGAGAGTCTTTTTATCCCGATGGCTGTAATTCTTTCAGTACCATTTGGCTTGATGGGAAGTTTCCTATTTGCCCGATTATGGGGTGTCGAAAATAATATCTACCTACAAACCGGTTTGATTATGCTGATTGGATTGCTTTCTAAAACAGCCATTCTTCTGACAGAATATGCATCCGAACGAAGAAAAGAAGGCATGTCACTTACACAAGCTGCGGTATCAGCTGCAGGAGTGCGCCTCCGACCCATTCTGATGACAGCGCTTACCATGATATTCGGTCTGCTTCCACTGATGTTTGCATCTGGAGTTGGTGCCAATGGAAACACGTCATTAGGTGTAGGAACAGTTGGTGGAATGCTGATAGGCACCATCGCTTTATTATTTGTTACGCCTGTATTTTTCATCACATTTCAGTATTTGGAAGAGCGGGTAATGGGTAAACGAAAAGAAGATAGAATTTTATGA